In Shewanella psychrotolerans, the genomic stretch TGGGTATTTTGTTTATCGATTTTGCCTCCCATTTGCCAATCCGCCAGCAGCGCATCCACTTTATCTAAGCTGTCTGAGCTAGGCGGCGTAAACCAATAGGGCATCCCTCTTCCATATACCCACTCTTGCAACTCTTGCTCACTGATCTTGTCGCCATGTTCAACTAACAAGGTCTGCTTTGCATAATCAACAAAAGTTTCGGTGGTGATAGCTTCAAAAGCAAAGTGGCAAACATATTGATAAAGAAACTTATCGAATGATTCACGGCCAAGACGCTTTTCTAAGTCGTGGACAAACATCGACGCTTTATCATAGGTAAAGCGGTTAAACGCATCATTTGGGTCGCCCGCTTGCACGTTGGCGGGTAACGTCTGCGCCGCTAACGGCATTAATGCCAACTCCTCTTTTAAGCGGCCATATTCCAGTACGACCTCAAGCTGAGCCTGCTCTTGGCCAAATACCGCTTCAACGATGCGGTTGGTGAAATAGGTAGTAAAGCCTTCATTGAGCCACAAGTCGCGCCAAGTGGCGTTACTGACCAAATTCCCCGTCCAAGAGTGCGCGAGCTCATGGGCAACGGTTGACACTAAGCTCTTATCGCCTGCTATCAATGTTGGGGTCATGAATGCGAGCCTTGGGTTTTCCATACCACCAAAAGGAAAGCTCGGGGGGAGCACAATCATGTCATAACGCCCCCACGGATAGGGGCCAAGCAGCGATTCAGCAATCTCGACCATCTGCTCGGTATCTTCAAACTCCTTTACCGCTGCCTGTAATAGTTCAGGCTCTGCATACACCCCAGTTCTTGGACCTATTGCACCAAACTGTAAATCCCCCACCGCAATGGCCATTAAATGAGTTGGAATAGACTTTTCCATTTCAAAAGAAAAACGGCCAGTTAATGGCGCATCGGCATCATTCATGGCGCTCATCACTGCGCGCATCCCCTTAGGCACCTCGACAGTCGCGTTAAAGGTGATACGGGCTTTGGGGCTGTCTTGCAGCGGTATCCAACTGCGGGCATTAATCGGCTGCGACTGACTAAAAAGAAAGGGTAACTGTTTGCCGCTGGTTTGCTCTGGCGTTAACCACTGCAAACCTTGGGCATCGGCAGAAGTACGGTAGCCAATGGATACCCACTTGGTTGCCGAGAGTAAGCGAATATTGAGCCGCTCACCACGAATAGGGTCTTGCTTATCCATGCTAAATGTTAACGCTTGCCCTGCATCATCAATAACGGATTCAATGGTTAATGTGCGGCAATCTAGATACAGCTCTCGGCACTGAGCATCGAGGTAGTCGAGTTGTAACTGCGCGGTCCCTAACAACTGCTTTTGTTCAAACCGTACCGACAGCGCAAGATCCAAATGGGTGACTCTGACATGGTCGACATTCGCAAACGAGTGATGGTCTTGATTATTATCCCATTGCTTAGACACTGATGATTCCTTCTTTTAGTGGGCAGAGCGGTTGAGGATATTGTAGCCATCTCACCCGACAATACCATTGAAATTGACTGTGTTAGGTGAAGACAAAACACCAGCGCATATTTTATACAACCATAACCCAGCCTTTCTAGCGCCAATACCGACGTTGCGCTTTATGATGAAAAACCATAAAAATAAGATAGACTCCAGGCTTGAGGGTTAGACCGCACAATCTTAAGCCTCCCAACTCAACAATCACTGGCTGCGTACTGTACAGCCAATAAAGCCCCTAGCTCAAAATACGAACTTATAATCTACGCTTAAAACTCAAGATTAAAGCCCAAGTCGTTTTTCAGTTTCACTATTCGTCTTAGTTAATTATTTAAAAAAATCAAAAAAATTTAAAAATAATCGGAACTAATTAGAAAAAGTGCACTCTGACTATATGAACAGAATTTGCAGCAGTTGAAAATTCACTTCTTCAACTGGTTATATTTTTCATCGTTCATCATCATTCCCTTGAGATAGTTTCTAGCGCAACTATCATTAGATTCCGAATTGGAACTTGTAGCGACCTTATTAAGGTCGCTTTTTTTTATCTAAAATTTGGCTGAGACGAGCGAGAGTTAGCTCTATCTGAACTCGTTCGCATTAAACAAGCAGAGACTACAAATGATACTGATGGATATCACACAGAGTTTTCGCTCTCTTAGATTTGGCCTTATGAAAAACTGGTTGGACATTTTCGAGTTAAAACTTTAACCCTATACATGTGAGTGTCAGATTAATATTTCTATGTCTAACGGCGCCATAAAAGGCAAAGCATCAGCAACCTCCAGCCCGGAGGGCGGTTTTTGCAGGCCTTGCTAGCTGATGTTACTGACAACAGAGGTTACCCCAGTAATCACCATTTGCGTTCCCATGACAGCAAGAATTAGCCCCATTAGTCGAGTGACAATACTCAGACCACTTTCACCTATTACGGCTAGAATCTTTGAACTAAAAATAAAGCAGACGAAAGTGATAAGACACATTACTGCAAATACAGAAACAGTCACTAATATCCCCGTTATTCCTCCTGAGGAAGAATAATTCATTGCCGTTGCAATGGTACCAGGCCCAGCAAGAAGAGGGACTGCCAAGGGCGATACCGCGATATCCGTTTCTTCATTACCTTCAGCTGAATGCATCTTGGAGCCATGCCCATTAAGCATATGATACCCGACAAGAAACACCAAAATGCCCCCTGTTATCCTCAATGCGGAGATGGTGATGCTAAATAAAT encodes the following:
- a CDS encoding M1 family metallopeptidase encodes the protein MSKQWDNNQDHHSFANVDHVRVTHLDLALSVRFEQKQLLGTAQLQLDYLDAQCRELYLDCRTLTIESVIDDAGQALTFSMDKQDPIRGERLNIRLLSATKWVSIGYRTSADAQGLQWLTPEQTSGKQLPFLFSQSQPINARSWIPLQDSPKARITFNATVEVPKGMRAVMSAMNDADAPLTGRFSFEMEKSIPTHLMAIAVGDLQFGAIGPRTGVYAEPELLQAAVKEFEDTEQMVEIAESLLGPYPWGRYDMIVLPPSFPFGGMENPRLAFMTPTLIAGDKSLVSTVAHELAHSWTGNLVSNATWRDLWLNEGFTTYFTNRIVEAVFGQEQAQLEVVLEYGRLKEELALMPLAAQTLPANVQAGDPNDAFNRFTYDKASMFVHDLEKRLGRESFDKFLYQYVCHFAFEAITTETFVDYAKQTLLVEHGDKISEQELQEWVYGRGMPYWFTPPSSDSLDKVDALLADWQMGGKIDKQNTQDWRVHHWQYFLGSLPGSVDQQTLMQLDEVFDFTHSTNAEIACDWYRVAIRNHYDLVLPALERYLVKIGRGKFVRPLFTELQLAGYHSELAAIYAKARSGYHPSLVVQLDKQFAN
- a CDS encoding MarC family protein; translated protein: MNDLYTQVITVFLGFFAIMNPIANTAAFAGLVGGKSKAEQIKIASKALIITFIVILSFALLGKAIFHLFSITISALRITGGILVFLVGYHMLNGHGSKMHSAEGNEETDIAVSPLAVPLLAGPGTIATAMNYSSSGGITGILVTVSVFAVMCLITFVCFIFSSKILAVIGESGLSIVTRLMGLILAVMGTQMVITGVTSVVSNIS